A window from Leuconostoc mesenteroides subsp. mesenteroides encodes these proteins:
- the sufD gene encoding Fe-S cluster assembly protein SufD: MVDNSAMHSLPLPTFAKVRYTSWQLDKMIAAKEETTMSYFAEDNVHGIEVSGLSTTYHQLSDDMIARGVILMNMAQAQIEYPALVEKLLGSVISKTADRLSAQNLAQFNTGIFVYIPENVQFDSVLHLSLNHLAISGEDFVARIFIYVGTNAKVDILQQMHTIGTQKTKASVVIEAVADVGAQVSYANIDAFGEQTTAFINREVDVRNHATVDWQNAEFNDGNAIIRLASQLNGEGAASHTNVIGLTTKKQTQGMVTTILNRGRHTTGHIFQRGVILNRSTLVFNGIGKIVKGAKGSDAQQESRVLMLSRRARGDANPLLLIDENDVTAGHAASVGRVDENQMYYLMSRGISEQVARKLVIRGFMGEVLAKMPTKSAQKQIVEEIERKLQHEDD, from the coding sequence ATGGTTGATAATAGTGCAATGCATTCTTTACCACTACCAACATTTGCTAAAGTTCGATACACTTCCTGGCAACTTGATAAAATGATAGCAGCCAAGGAAGAAACGACAATGTCATATTTTGCTGAGGATAATGTTCACGGCATCGAAGTGAGTGGGCTATCTACCACTTATCACCAATTATCGGATGATATGATTGCTCGTGGTGTGATTCTGATGAATATGGCACAAGCGCAGATTGAGTATCCAGCACTAGTTGAAAAGCTGTTAGGTAGCGTGATTTCCAAAACAGCCGATCGATTATCAGCACAAAATTTGGCACAGTTTAACACAGGAATTTTTGTTTATATACCAGAAAACGTTCAATTTGATAGTGTTTTGCATCTGTCATTGAATCATTTAGCTATATCTGGAGAGGATTTTGTGGCTCGTATTTTTATATACGTTGGTACCAATGCCAAAGTTGACATACTACAACAAATGCACACGATTGGGACTCAAAAAACAAAAGCTTCTGTTGTTATTGAAGCGGTAGCAGACGTCGGTGCCCAAGTCAGTTATGCTAACATTGATGCGTTTGGGGAACAAACAACAGCATTTATTAATCGAGAAGTTGATGTAAGAAATCACGCGACTGTGGACTGGCAAAATGCTGAGTTTAACGACGGTAATGCAATCATACGATTAGCTAGTCAGCTAAATGGTGAGGGCGCTGCATCACATACAAATGTCATTGGACTCACCACAAAAAAACAAACACAAGGGATGGTAACAACTATTTTGAATCGTGGTCGCCATACCACTGGTCATATTTTTCAACGAGGGGTTATTCTCAATCGCTCCACTTTAGTATTTAATGGGATAGGAAAAATTGTTAAGGGTGCTAAAGGATCAGATGCGCAGCAGGAGTCGCGTGTTTTGATGCTATCACGTCGCGCACGTGGAGATGCCAATCCTTTGTTACTCATTGATGAAAACGATGTGACGGCTGGTCATGCGGCTTCTGTAGGCCGAGTTGATGAAAACCAAATGTATTATTTAATGAGTCGGGGTATTAGCGAACAAGTGGCTCGCAAGCTAGTTATTCGTGGCTTCATGGGTGAAGTTTTGGCCAAAATGCCAACAAAATCAGCACAAAAGCAAATAGTTGAAGAAATAGAAAGAAAATTACAACATGAAGACGATTAG
- the sufC gene encoding Fe-S cluster assembly ATPase SufC yields the protein MTTLKIEDLHVSVEGKEILKGVNLVVNTGEIHAIMGPNGTGKSTLSQTIMGHPAYEVTEGHIYMDDQDLADMSVDQRARAGLFLAMQYPSEIQGVTNAEFMRAAINARRAEDDQIGVMSFIAKLDEKREFLSMSEEMAERYLNEGFSGGEKKRNEILQMMMIEPKIAILDEIDSGLDIDALKVVSRGVNEMRSSEFGTLMITHYQRLLDYIAPDFVHVMMGGKIVKTGGAELAKKLESEGYAGLRDELGLNVTLTDEDVNSYFVED from the coding sequence ATGACAACACTTAAGATAGAGGATTTACATGTTTCAGTAGAAGGAAAAGAAATTTTAAAGGGGGTTAATTTAGTCGTCAATACTGGTGAAATTCACGCTATTATGGGACCAAATGGAACTGGAAAATCAACGTTGTCACAAACAATTATGGGACATCCAGCATATGAAGTTACTGAAGGTCATATTTATATGGACGATCAAGATTTGGCTGACATGTCAGTTGATCAACGTGCTCGCGCAGGCCTATTCTTGGCTATGCAGTACCCATCTGAAATTCAAGGGGTGACTAATGCTGAATTTATGAGAGCAGCCATCAACGCTCGTCGTGCCGAGGACGACCAAATTGGTGTGATGTCTTTCATTGCAAAACTCGATGAAAAACGTGAATTCTTATCGATGTCAGAAGAAATGGCAGAACGTTATCTTAACGAAGGATTCTCTGGTGGTGAGAAGAAACGTAATGAAATTTTGCAAATGATGATGATAGAGCCAAAAATTGCTATTTTAGATGAGATTGATTCAGGATTAGACATTGATGCTCTAAAGGTTGTTTCTCGTGGTGTCAATGAAATGCGTTCCAGTGAATTTGGCACACTTATGATTACGCATTATCAACGGTTACTTGACTATATTGCGCCTGATTTTGTCCATGTGATGATGGGCGGTAAAATAGTTAAGACAGGCGGTGCTGAATTGGCTAAGAAACTAGAATCTGAAGGATATGCGGGATTACGAGATGAACTTGGATTGAACGTTACGTTGACAGATGAAGATGTGAATTCATATTTTGTGGAGGATTGA
- a CDS encoding XRE family transcriptional regulator produces MINIEKFITTRKRLKMSQMALCSDICTQATLSKFEKHQQVPAFDIMIALCERLGLTLNDVFPIDVTIRQTDNERILSLATQALFYQDIGKFEHLIKQVQTDKMIDTERECYQITQYFSAVILKQDCFRAKQIIKKIDIAGLNRTHKLLFYAITSHYYYQRGQFEEAHQAFEDVWRYQKENTTVDHSGFQAAIVYLLAQYQMSIKNYKYAMMLATYGIDLANTSDSTYFLENFFWLLVQASDTWDSQHFIVNEMIENARVIAKMHKNKVILQKISQRRGEK; encoded by the coding sequence ATGATCAACATAGAAAAATTTATCACTACGAGAAAACGTTTGAAAATGTCACAAATGGCGTTGTGTTCTGATATTTGTACACAAGCTACTTTGTCAAAATTTGAAAAGCATCAACAAGTGCCAGCTTTTGATATCATGATTGCTTTGTGTGAACGGTTAGGGTTAACGCTGAATGATGTTTTCCCAATCGATGTTACTATACGTCAAACAGACAACGAGCGTATTTTATCATTGGCCACTCAAGCACTTTTTTATCAAGACATTGGAAAATTTGAGCATCTAATCAAACAAGTACAAACGGATAAAATGATTGATACTGAACGGGAATGCTATCAAATTACACAATATTTTTCTGCAGTTATCTTAAAACAAGACTGTTTCAGAGCAAAACAAATCATTAAAAAAATTGATATAGCAGGTCTTAATAGGACACACAAATTATTGTTTTATGCCATAACGAGTCATTACTACTATCAACGCGGCCAATTTGAAGAAGCACACCAGGCTTTTGAAGATGTTTGGCGTTATCAAAAGGAAAATACAACAGTAGACCATTCTGGATTTCAAGCGGCAATTGTTTATTTATTAGCTCAATATCAAATGTCGATTAAAAACTACAAATATGCTATGATGTTGGCAACTTATGGCATTGATTTAGCGAACACAAGTGATAGTACTTATTTCTTAGAAAACTTTTTTTGGTTATTGGTGCAAGCTAGTGATACTTGGGATAGTCAGCATTTTATTGTAAATGAGATGATTGAAAATGCGCGTGTGATTGCAAAAATGCATAAAAATAAAGTTATTTTACAAAAAATCAGTCAGCGAAGAGGGGAAAAATAA
- a CDS encoding D-2-hydroxyacid dehydrogenase: MKILMYNTVSDEMPYVEKWTKKTGHEVVTIDQPLDETTVRRAEGFDAITTQQTTTINAPVYEQLAQFNIKQIAIRQVGYDVLDLPEAFAHNIRLSNVAAYSPRAIAEYTLTQLFNLIRHNKKFDRAMSTGDYTWAAGGQAREIHNLTVAVIGVGRIGTAFAEMLHALGATVLGVDPIYRAQNEPFVTYTTLDDALSRADVVSFHTPLNEETRYMADKSFFAKIQPGTIMLNFARGEIVDMVELEKALESELLAGAAFDVTPNENDFMNQNQDPTSLPADIKRLVEYDNFLLSPHIAFYTNTAIKNMVEMALNDAVTMANGGVTENEILR, translated from the coding sequence ATGAAAATTTTAATGTATAATACAGTTTCAGATGAAATGCCCTATGTAGAAAAATGGACCAAAAAAACAGGACATGAAGTGGTGACCATTGATCAACCTCTTGACGAAACAACGGTGCGTCGCGCTGAAGGTTTTGATGCAATTACCACACAACAAACAACGACAATCAATGCTCCGGTTTATGAGCAATTAGCTCAATTCAATATTAAGCAAATCGCTATTCGACAGGTTGGTTATGATGTGTTGGATTTGCCAGAAGCATTTGCTCACAATATTCGTTTGTCTAATGTTGCAGCCTATTCACCTCGAGCAATTGCAGAATACACGCTAACACAACTTTTCAATTTGATTCGACACAATAAAAAGTTTGATCGTGCTATGAGTACAGGTGACTATACTTGGGCTGCTGGTGGTCAAGCGAGAGAAATTCATAATTTGACGGTTGCTGTAATTGGTGTAGGACGAATTGGAACGGCCTTTGCAGAAATGCTTCACGCGCTGGGCGCAACAGTTTTAGGTGTGGACCCAATATATCGCGCCCAAAACGAACCTTTTGTAACTTATACAACGTTAGACGATGCTTTGTCTCGAGCAGATGTTGTTAGTTTTCATACACCATTAAATGAAGAGACACGCTATATGGCGGATAAAAGTTTCTTTGCCAAAATTCAACCAGGAACAATTATGTTGAATTTTGCCCGTGGTGAAATTGTGGACATGGTTGAGCTTGAAAAAGCGCTTGAATCAGAGTTATTGGCTGGTGCAGCATTCGATGTGACACCAAATGAAAATGATTTTATGAATCAAAATCAAGATCCAACATCACTACCAGCGGATATAAAACGTTTAGTTGAATATGATAACTTTTTACTGTCACCACATATCGCTTTTTATACAAATACAGCAATCAAAAATATGGTGGAAATGGCTTTAAATGATGCCGTAACGATGGCAAATGGTGGTGTTACTGAAAACGAAATTTTACGTTAA
- a CDS encoding tyrosine--tRNA ligase produces MNFIEDLKWRGALNQVTDEAGLIEAMASGEVGAYVGTDPTADSLHLGHLIPFMVLKRFQNAGGKAVIIIGGATGAIGDPRPTTERQLLSPEQLRQNEKGITEQVTKLFGDEKTAIVNNNDWLGKLTLTDFLRDYGKLFSINVMLKKDVVASRLETGISFTEFTYQILQGIDYHELWRRHNVRLQIGGSDQWGNITSGIDLIHSIEGSNATAFGLTIPLMTDSSGKKFGKSEGNAIWLNPEKTSPYTFYQFWYNQSDEDVVKYLKYFTFLGVDEINNLEQEAKNNPGGRVAQKRLAQEVTKFVHGEQAVADAEKLSAALFSGDVANLSAADIADAFGGVPSFDITSEKKNIVDFLVDGEVEKSKRQAREDVTNGAITISGEKITDVDFEIDPTKHYDGKFVLVRRGKKKYFLGKVK; encoded by the coding sequence ATGAATTTTATTGAAGATTTGAAATGGCGCGGTGCGCTGAACCAAGTGACAGATGAAGCAGGATTAATTGAAGCAATGGCATCAGGAGAAGTTGGGGCCTATGTGGGTACCGACCCAACAGCTGATTCATTACATTTAGGGCACTTGATTCCATTTATGGTGTTAAAACGTTTTCAAAATGCTGGCGGAAAAGCTGTTATTATTATTGGCGGTGCAACTGGTGCTATCGGTGATCCACGTCCAACTACAGAACGCCAATTACTTTCACCAGAACAGTTACGTCAAAATGAAAAAGGGATTACTGAGCAAGTAACCAAGCTATTTGGCGATGAAAAAACTGCTATTGTTAATAATAATGACTGGCTTGGCAAATTAACATTGACAGACTTTTTACGCGATTATGGAAAGTTGTTCTCTATCAATGTGATGCTGAAAAAGGACGTTGTCGCTTCACGTTTAGAAACAGGTATTTCGTTTACAGAGTTTACCTACCAGATTTTGCAAGGTATTGATTACCATGAACTATGGCGTCGTCATAATGTACGATTGCAAATTGGTGGTTCGGATCAATGGGGAAACATTACTTCTGGCATTGATTTAATTCACTCAATTGAAGGAAGTAACGCGACAGCTTTTGGTTTAACAATTCCTTTGATGACTGACTCATCAGGTAAAAAGTTTGGTAAGTCGGAAGGGAATGCCATTTGGTTGAATCCTGAAAAAACCTCACCATATACTTTCTACCAATTCTGGTATAACCAAAGTGACGAAGATGTAGTAAAGTATTTGAAATACTTTACATTTTTGGGTGTTGATGAGATTAATAACCTCGAACAAGAAGCTAAAAATAATCCTGGAGGTCGTGTAGCACAAAAGCGCTTGGCACAAGAAGTAACGAAATTTGTTCATGGCGAACAGGCTGTTGCTGATGCTGAGAAGCTATCAGCAGCATTATTTAGTGGCGATGTTGCTAATTTATCTGCAGCAGATATTGCTGATGCATTTGGTGGTGTACCAAGCTTTGACATTACATCTGAAAAGAAAAACATTGTTGATTTCTTAGTTGACGGAGAAGTTGAGAAATCTAAGCGTCAAGCGCGTGAAGATGTTACAAATGGAGCGATTACCATTAGTGGTGAAAAAATAACGGATGTTGACTTCGAAATTGATCCAACAAAGCATTACGATGGTAAATTTGTATTGGTTCGTCGTGGTAAGAAAAAATATTTCTTGGGAAAAGTTAAATAA
- a CDS encoding PadR family transcriptional regulator, with protein MDISKDLIRGHTDTIILNILNQGDSYGYQVSKSIRQLSGKQYELNEATLYTAFRRLEKVGDIRSYWGDQTQGARRKYYTLTDQGQQHFKSAEQEWHFAKDIISHLISGRVKDYDEC; from the coding sequence ATGGATATATCAAAAGATCTCATTCGTGGTCATACGGACACTATTATTTTAAATATTCTTAATCAAGGTGATTCTTATGGATACCAAGTTTCAAAATCCATTCGTCAATTATCCGGTAAGCAATATGAACTGAACGAAGCAACACTATATACTGCATTTAGGCGCTTGGAAAAGGTCGGAGACATCCGTAGTTACTGGGGCGATCAAACCCAGGGGGCTAGACGAAAATACTACACCCTTACTGATCAAGGCCAGCAACATTTCAAATCAGCAGAACAAGAATGGCATTTCGCCAAAGATATCATTAGCCATTTAATTAGCGGAAGGGTAAAAGATTATGATGAGTGTTGA
- a CDS encoding DUF4097 family beta strand repeat protein encodes MMSVEMEIRTRLDVIFSKYMPNAQLTEFKEELVADLLEAYQDFSKTDRSHNEALDDAFEQLGDIDNLLKDLSEASTKKETDNESEPKRPYVDISNKGVHIGNLHINKQGVALGDDIILDGKNNKLQFGDWLHVDRAGARVGDKYYQFENNVNSGINDDFENKDFKEPTWAKAHHQLTVPTSIKDFVINYSEAAIHFYTNDKIDLITIDEYFSRDNRRYFATISENDDKIVINQGEHPIIFHVRTSVNIGIPSSFITGKIEVRNQAGSLYAQDLVTEKFNVQINAGSFKVKNMNTNIADWQLTSGSIKASHIKAEQVKIHAKLGTVNISNATVDYAKVNADLGSVLIDNLVGGGEFTINSGSLRLRIDQLTNDLKLNSNSGTIRLTAPADQDFNFELATKSGAIDLDRNDIHYHKSFDGYKSGFVGANPEFTIDAQAAMGSIKIY; translated from the coding sequence ATGATGAGTGTTGAAATGGAAATTAGAACCCGTTTGGATGTTATTTTTTCTAAATATATGCCAAACGCACAATTAACGGAATTTAAAGAAGAACTTGTAGCCGATTTATTAGAAGCTTATCAAGATTTTTCCAAAACTGATCGATCCCATAATGAAGCTTTGGACGATGCTTTTGAGCAATTAGGTGACATTGATAACTTGTTAAAGGACTTAAGTGAAGCCAGTACCAAAAAGGAAACAGACAACGAATCTGAACCCAAACGACCTTACGTGGATATTTCAAATAAAGGCGTGCATATTGGAAATTTACACATCAACAAACAAGGCGTAGCGCTTGGTGATGATATCATACTTGATGGCAAAAATAATAAACTTCAATTTGGTGACTGGCTACACGTTGACCGCGCCGGTGCTCGGGTGGGTGACAAATACTACCAATTTGAAAACAATGTTAATTCTGGCATCAATGATGATTTTGAAAATAAAGATTTCAAGGAACCTACCTGGGCTAAAGCACATCACCAATTGACAGTGCCAACCAGTATCAAAGATTTTGTAATCAATTACAGCGAAGCTGCGATTCACTTCTATACAAATGATAAAATCGATCTCATCACTATTGATGAATATTTTAGTCGTGATAATAGACGTTATTTTGCCACTATTTCAGAAAATGATGATAAAATTGTAATTAATCAGGGCGAACATCCTATAATTTTCCACGTCCGCACTTCTGTGAACATAGGAATTCCGAGTTCATTCATCACTGGGAAGATAGAGGTACGAAACCAAGCGGGTAGTTTATATGCGCAAGACTTAGTTACCGAAAAATTTAACGTTCAAATTAACGCTGGAAGTTTCAAAGTCAAAAATATGAACACCAATATTGCAGATTGGCAGCTTACGTCCGGATCAATAAAGGCATCACATATCAAGGCTGAACAAGTTAAGATACACGCTAAATTAGGAACTGTTAATATCAGTAATGCAACTGTTGATTATGCCAAAGTTAACGCTGACCTGGGCTCTGTGCTTATAGATAATCTTGTTGGTGGCGGAGAATTCACAATAAATTCAGGTTCACTTCGTTTGAGAATTGACCAACTAACAAACGATTTGAAACTAAACTCAAATTCTGGTACCATTCGCCTAACAGCTCCGGCTGATCAAGACTTCAATTTTGAACTAGCCACTAAGTCAGGGGCAATTGATTTGGATCGCAATGATATTCATTATCATAAAAGCTTCGATGGTTATAAAAGTGGATTTGTTGGTGCTAACCCTGAATTTACAATCGATGCACAAGCCGCTATGGGTTCTATAAAAATATACTAG
- a CDS encoding PspC domain-containing protein → MTKHKKLTRSRDNRVIAGVLGGIANYFNWDATLVRIIFVVLGFLPVLPGILVYIIAWVLIPDEPRQTHYYSDGFRKDVTPDDYDDRP, encoded by the coding sequence ATGACAAAACATAAAAAATTAACTCGCTCACGTGATAACCGCGTTATCGCTGGTGTGCTTGGCGGGATTGCTAACTATTTTAATTGGGATGCTACGTTAGTTCGAATTATTTTCGTGGTATTAGGTTTTCTACCCGTTTTGCCTGGAATTTTAGTTTATATCATCGCTTGGGTGTTGATTCCTGATGAACCACGTCAAACACATTATTATTCAGACGGTTTCAGAAAAGATGTCACACCTGATGACTACGATGATCGCCCTTAA
- a CDS encoding alpha/beta hydrolase fold domain-containing protein, translating to MLFKDKTYKYVPANIPKNAKVFHNLSYSVGKRNQLDLYLPKMGRNYPVIVDIYGGGMLRGQKSSYKLNPSLRFLNDGFAVVSPDYSLNQLGEETFPVQIAEIRAVITFLIKNSEQYGFDKNNIILIGESSGAQLAVLTAATISEHLLLGRLKDVAEHTFFPKISCVIGMYGPYKVDDFAKQFAELNIKPQFNETGEAQSFEGIMLGTKRPDQMPSKVAQANPATYFSKNMPPLLLFAGTKDDVVPYLQSVSLAERYYQKVGKQAEMILVDDAHHGPHDFNTDDIHAKKLAFIRRNTN from the coding sequence ATGTTATTCAAAGATAAAACATATAAATATGTTCCAGCAAATATACCAAAAAACGCTAAAGTTTTTCATAATCTTAGCTATTCGGTTGGAAAGCGTAATCAGCTTGACCTTTATTTACCTAAAATGGGGAGAAATTATCCAGTTATTGTGGATATATACGGTGGAGGTATGCTTCGAGGACAAAAATCCTCATATAAACTTAATCCCAGTTTACGGTTCTTAAATGATGGTTTTGCAGTGGTCAGTCCAGATTATTCACTCAATCAGTTAGGTGAAGAAACTTTCCCTGTTCAAATCGCTGAGATTCGTGCAGTAATAACTTTTCTGATAAAGAATTCAGAGCAGTATGGCTTTGATAAGAACAACATTATATTGATTGGGGAATCTAGCGGGGCCCAGCTAGCTGTTTTAACGGCAGCAACAATATCTGAGCATTTATTATTGGGCAGACTCAAAGATGTAGCGGAACACACATTTTTTCCAAAAATCAGTTGTGTGATTGGGATGTATGGTCCTTACAAAGTTGACGATTTTGCTAAACAATTTGCCGAACTCAATATAAAACCACAGTTCAACGAAACTGGTGAGGCACAGTCATTTGAAGGAATAATGTTAGGAACCAAGCGGCCGGATCAGATGCCAAGTAAGGTTGCACAAGCGAATCCAGCAACTTATTTTTCAAAGAATATGCCGCCTTTGTTATTATTTGCTGGGACTAAGGATGATGTAGTACCCTATTTGCAGAGTGTTTCACTGGCTGAAAGGTATTATCAAAAAGTGGGTAAACAAGCTGAGATGATATTAGTTGATGATGCACATCATGGACCACATGATTTCAACACGGATGATATTCATGCAAAAAAATTGGCGTTTATCAGACGAAATACTAACTAA
- a CDS encoding glutamate--cysteine ligase, producing MLKNSIQLTDNKLRDILFAGRFGIEIEEHRVQSGSKSLSQHPHSRNLGNRQYQPYFQTDFSESQEELVTGTKHSSKDALMHLHELQTILASELAEDEIIWPLSMPPHLSANDIDYLLNHFERSWYQEYRDVLVKRYGPFKHIMAGIHVNFSPSDNLVWWFGSQKQINSYPAAKNELYFQIAQQIASYRWLLTYLFGASPVSENSTDNLPTDFKDMQPVRSWRASNFGFANHSDIEVDYTSFETHIQQIQHYVDTGQFYDKSEFYGPVRLKAPGSLTDMVQRGASYLEFRMFDTNPFTLDGISQDALSFLHLLIIDAIINPQQWSDDDLKNAQSLNHTVALQHPTDHLIPSLTTSAKHLIQRLDNIISLSPAELQKDFLSALTFAKNALADPSKTIGAQLLSFISNDSLEAFALKRGQQILSERKSSNDRFIFVPQHLKQTYIQAHKLGFKTLMRKDNYLQISRNGRVWTFTKNTDLTKYVKIKK from the coding sequence ATGCTTAAAAATTCTATACAACTTACAGATAACAAGCTACGTGACATACTATTTGCTGGTCGTTTCGGCATTGAAATAGAAGAACACCGTGTGCAATCAGGAAGCAAAAGCCTATCTCAACATCCACACTCTCGTAATTTAGGCAATCGACAATATCAACCCTACTTCCAGACTGATTTCTCTGAAAGCCAAGAGGAACTGGTCACCGGCACTAAACACTCTTCAAAAGATGCCTTAATGCACTTGCACGAACTCCAGACTATTTTGGCATCTGAATTAGCTGAGGATGAAATCATTTGGCCACTTTCGATGCCCCCACATTTGTCTGCCAACGATATTGATTATTTGCTTAATCATTTTGAACGATCTTGGTATCAAGAATATCGAGATGTTTTAGTCAAGCGTTATGGGCCTTTCAAGCATATTATGGCAGGAATTCATGTTAATTTTTCACCAAGTGACAACTTGGTTTGGTGGTTTGGTTCTCAAAAACAAATCAATTCTTATCCTGCTGCTAAAAATGAGTTATACTTTCAAATCGCCCAACAGATAGCTAGTTATAGGTGGCTACTGACCTATCTTTTTGGTGCAAGTCCCGTTTCTGAAAATTCAACAGATAATTTACCAACCGATTTCAAAGATATGCAGCCGGTTCGTTCTTGGCGTGCCAGTAATTTTGGTTTTGCAAATCATAGTGATATTGAAGTTGACTATACTAGCTTTGAAACACATATTCAACAAATTCAACATTATGTCGATACTGGCCAGTTCTATGATAAAAGTGAGTTTTATGGTCCAGTACGTTTAAAGGCTCCAGGAAGTTTAACTGATATGGTACAACGTGGCGCCTCATACCTAGAGTTCAGGATGTTTGACACCAATCCCTTCACACTAGATGGGATTTCACAAGATGCGCTAAGTTTTCTTCATTTGTTAATCATCGATGCCATCATTAATCCACAGCAATGGTCAGATGACGACCTAAAAAATGCGCAGTCTCTAAATCATACGGTAGCTTTACAGCATCCAACTGATCATCTCATCCCATCACTTACCACTTCCGCTAAACACTTGATTCAACGCTTGGATAATATTATTAGTCTGTCCCCCGCTGAATTACAGAAAGATTTCCTTAGTGCTCTCACATTCGCTAAAAATGCCCTTGCTGATCCATCGAAAACGATTGGGGCCCAGTTATTAAGCTTCATTAGTAATGATTCTCTGGAAGCATTTGCTTTGAAACGCGGACAACAGATTTTGTCAGAACGCAAGTCTAGTAATGATAGGTTTATTTTTGTCCCTCAGCATTTAAAACAAACTTATATTCAGGCGCATAAATTAGGATTTAAAACATTAATGCGCAAAGATAATTATCTACAAATAAGCCGAAATGGCCGTGTCTGGACGTTCACAAAAAATACTGACTTGACTAAATACGTCAAAATAAAAAAGTAA
- a CDS encoding FtsX-like permease family protein: MQVRELIVSSFRSLVSNKRRSILTMIGIIIGIASVITILSLGDGARIEMLKNLQADSSGQQSTEITFSPSNDAKVSGFNNDDLARIRANNKVSKVTVQSDDHGILSSEGSINGKSLTASVYLATTANDSVIITGQGLKATDIAMDNPVAMVSQSIAKKGYRTNQNALNSGIEINGTMYTIVGIIENNAVKGEFYNYDIVVPRHVFENSNATVNANTLKLTFVPGTNISKATTDIKDQLNKNGSQHDSGSYEFFDTAAMLKGITAVIKGITYFIVAVASISLFIAGIGVMNMMYIAVSERTQEIGIRMAVGASQKQILWQFLIEAVMLTLSGGMIGYLAGLGIAMGISAFLPFKASVSLSTFLLAFGTSTVVGLVFGILPAKTASNKNLIDILR; encoded by the coding sequence ATGCAGGTTCGTGAGTTAATTGTCAGTTCATTCAGGTCATTAGTTTCAAATAAACGACGCAGTATTCTAACTATGATTGGTATTATTATTGGTATTGCCTCGGTGATTACCATCCTATCTCTTGGTGATGGTGCACGAATTGAAATGCTGAAAAATTTGCAGGCCGATAGTAGTGGACAACAGTCGACAGAAATTACTTTTTCACCAAGTAATGATGCTAAAGTTTCTGGATTTAATAATGATGATTTAGCCCGTATTCGTGCTAATAACAAAGTCAGTAAAGTGACAGTACAGTCTGATGATCATGGCATCTTATCTAGTGAGGGAAGTATTAATGGAAAGAGCTTAACAGCATCCGTATACTTAGCAACAACAGCAAATGATAGTGTAATAATTACTGGTCAAGGTCTTAAAGCAACGGATATTGCCATGGATAACCCAGTTGCAATGGTTAGTCAATCGATTGCTAAGAAAGGCTATCGAACTAACCAAAATGCGTTGAATTCAGGAATTGAAATTAATGGCACAATGTATACAATTGTTGGTATTATTGAGAACAATGCGGTAAAGGGTGAATTTTACAATTACGACATTGTTGTGCCACGACACGTTTTTGAGAACAGTAACGCAACAGTTAATGCGAATACGTTAAAGTTAACTTTTGTGCCTGGAACAAATATATCTAAAGCAACAACTGATATTAAAGATCAGCTTAATAAAAATGGTTCACAACATGATTCTGGATCTTATGAGTTCTTTGATACAGCAGCTATGCTGAAAGGGATAACAGCAGTCATTAAGGGGATTACTTACTTCATTGTTGCTGTCGCAAGTATTTCGCTATTTATTGCCGGTATTGGGGTCATGAACATGATGTATATTGCAGTCAGCGAGCGAACTCAAGAAATTGGTATTCGGATGGCTGTGGGAGCATCTCAAAAACAAATTTTATGGCAGTTTTTGATTGAAGCAGTTATGTTAACACTTAGTGGCGGGATGATTGGCTATCTCGCAGGGTTAGGGATAGCGATGGGAATTTCTGCTTTCCTACCATTTAAAGCTAGTGTTTCATTATCAACATTCTTATTGGCCTTCGGCACGTCAACAGTTGTTGGTCTAGTGTTTGGTATTTTACCAGCAAAAACAGCAAGTAACAAAAACTTGATTGATATTTTGAGATAG